From the genome of Acidimicrobiales bacterium, one region includes:
- a CDS encoding S8 family serine peptidase, with product MKRLAVVVAAMALVLSVLTLASPGTSAAAPGDQRVDVIVQLAPSVGVSATSADHERLGVDVQESFRNVFNGYVANVAESAIEDLRADPRVLSVEVDQAVHATAQSTPPGIERIGAASRDEFVNEADDVRVDVDVAVLDTGIDGDHPDLNVVYDVNCLEVPSAWWWGTFFERWFGGPPAEYPCQPDGSEDGDSHGTHVAGTIAALDNGVGVVGVAPGARLWNVKVLDNAGDGTISSIIRGLDHVVGLGSQIEVVNMSLGCVCQSSALDTAIANTIAAGVVVVASAGNNGIDIANTRPGGNPDVIGVSAFADYDGAPGGNGSGCATPDDTRASFSNYGTGVAVAAPGVCIRSTVPGGAYGTKSGTSMSSPHVAGAAALLASADNPNNRSDVLAIRAALVTNGVQDWVDNSGDGVLEPRVNVAPSAFDPSTVAGTEDPPPGNQPPTASFTVSCDELECTFDASGSSDDDGVVRYDWVFGDSATSSDGPSVATHTYASPGTYTVGLTVFDAENLSGSTTRSAQPFENQPPTASFTVSCNNLTCSFNASGSSDDGGIVSYTWDFGDSTGTTEGDPNTSHTYASAGSRTVTLTVEDGAGLDDSTTRSANPTDPPAVSITADVVLTDGFFIDRFNITWSGATTSTVDIRRDGALRTTTANDGQFTDSIWFNSRTHSWQVCNRGSLTECSVPVIE from the coding sequence GTGAAAAGACTCGCCGTCGTTGTTGCCGCCATGGCCCTGGTCCTGTCGGTGCTCACCCTGGCTTCCCCAGGTACCTCTGCTGCCGCTCCTGGCGACCAACGGGTGGATGTCATCGTCCAACTCGCGCCCAGCGTCGGCGTGTCCGCCACCTCGGCGGATCACGAGCGGCTCGGCGTCGACGTGCAGGAGTCGTTCCGCAATGTCTTCAACGGCTACGTGGCCAACGTCGCCGAGTCGGCCATCGAAGATCTGAGAGCAGACCCGCGGGTCTTGAGCGTCGAGGTGGATCAGGCCGTCCACGCGACCGCGCAGAGCACCCCGCCCGGTATCGAACGGATCGGTGCGGCGAGCCGCGACGAGTTCGTCAATGAGGCGGACGACGTCAGGGTCGACGTCGACGTGGCCGTCCTCGACACCGGAATCGACGGGGATCATCCGGATCTGAACGTCGTCTACGACGTCAACTGTCTCGAGGTTCCGAGCGCCTGGTGGTGGGGCACGTTCTTCGAGCGTTGGTTCGGAGGTCCTCCCGCCGAGTACCCGTGCCAGCCCGACGGCAGCGAGGACGGTGACAGCCACGGCACCCACGTCGCAGGGACGATCGCCGCGCTCGACAACGGCGTCGGCGTGGTCGGTGTCGCCCCCGGCGCCCGCCTGTGGAACGTCAAGGTCCTCGACAATGCCGGGGACGGGACGATCTCCTCGATCATCCGCGGCCTCGACCATGTCGTGGGGCTCGGCTCGCAGATCGAAGTCGTGAACATGAGCCTCGGGTGTGTGTGCCAGAGCTCAGCGCTCGACACCGCCATCGCCAACACGATCGCGGCCGGCGTGGTCGTCGTGGCCTCTGCCGGAAACAACGGCATCGACATCGCGAACACCCGACCGGGTGGCAACCCCGACGTCATCGGGGTGTCCGCGTTCGCCGACTACGACGGTGCCCCCGGCGGCAACGGGTCTGGTTGTGCCACCCCCGACGACACACGTGCTTCGTTCTCCAACTACGGCACGGGCGTGGCGGTAGCGGCACCGGGCGTCTGCATCCGGTCGACCGTCCCGGGTGGCGCCTACGGAACCAAGAGCGGTACGTCGATGTCCTCGCCGCACGTGGCCGGTGCCGCAGCGCTGCTCGCGAGTGCCGACAACCCGAACAACCGCAGCGATGTCCTCGCGATCCGCGCGGCGTTGGTCACCAACGGCGTTCAGGACTGGGTGGACAACAGCGGCGACGGAGTGCTGGAGCCGCGCGTGAACGTCGCACCTTCGGCCTTCGACCCCTCGACCGTCGCGGGCACTGAGGATCCGCCGCCGGGGAACCAGCCGCCGACGGCGTCTTTCACGGTCTCGTGCGACGAACTCGAGTGCACCTTCGACGCGTCGGGTTCCTCCGACGACGATGGCGTCGTCCGCTACGACTGGGTCTTCGGTGATTCCGCGACGTCGTCGGACGGTCCGTCCGTGGCGACGCACACCTACGCCTCACCGGGCACGTACACGGTCGGGCTCACCGTGTTCGACGCCGAGAACCTCTCCGGCTCCACAACCCGATCGGCCCAGCCGTTCGAGAATCAGCCGCCTACGGCGTCTTTCACGGTCTCGTGCAACAACCTGACGTGTTCGTTCAATGCGTCCGGGTCCTCCGATGACGGTGGGATCGTCTCCTACACGTGGGACTTCGGCGACTCGACGGGGACGACGGAGGGTGATCCGAACACGTCACACACCTACGCCTCGGCAGGCTCCCGTACGGTCACCCTGACCGTCGAGGACGGCGCCGGCCTCGACGACTCGACGACGCGTTCGGCGAACCCGACCGACCCGCCCGCGGTGAGCATCACCGCCGACGTCGTGCTCACCGACGGCTTCTTCATCGACCGCTTCAACATCACATGGAGTGGGGCGACGACCTCGACCGTCGACATCCGACGTGACGGGGCGCTGCGGACCACGACCGCGAACGACGGTCAGTTCACCGACTCGATCTGGTTCAACTCCCGCACCCACTCCTGGCAGGTCTGCAACAGGGGCAGCCTCACCGAGTGCTCGGTGCCTGTCATCGAGTGA
- a CDS encoding cyclic nucleotide-binding domain-containing protein, giving the protein MRTLDLFKNREGEMLAAGDVLFSEGDPADDMFVIKSGEIDIAVGDNVVQTLGAGEILGEMALVDDSPRSASATVRSDAEVVRIDRKRFEFMVQQTPGFATSVLGIMADRLRSANAKAST; this is encoded by the coding sequence ATGAGGACGCTGGACCTGTTCAAGAACCGCGAGGGCGAAATGCTCGCCGCCGGGGATGTTCTTTTCTCCGAAGGTGACCCCGCAGACGACATGTTCGTCATCAAGTCGGGCGAGATCGACATCGCCGTCGGCGACAACGTCGTTCAGACACTCGGCGCAGGTGAGATCCTCGGCGAGATGGCTCTCGTCGACGATTCACCGCGCTCCGCGTCGGCCACCGTGCGCAGCGATGCGGAGGTCGTGCGGATCGACCGGAAGCGCTTCGAGTTCATGGTCCAGCAGACCCCCGGCTTCGCCACCTCCGTGCTCGGCATCATGGCCGACCGCCTGCGCAGCGCGAACGCCAAGGCTTCCACCTGA
- a CDS encoding adenylate/guanylate cyclase domain-containing protein, producing MTHPIVVIRQPGHTPVHLSVREPVEIGRECGGLILADPQVSRRHAVIRPARGEGVEIDDLGSTNGTFVASTRLTKAVRLTPGVVVRLGQTTVELEAPVRQTPARSQTSKGTMIGGAPPTGGDAPDGRVRPAAGADADIRRTSIEMVAEAARESGPIAQHVVAGDQGTVTIVFSDIESSTDRALAVGDTVWMEMLETHNDIIRQNLTKFGGREIKNQGDGFMLSFPGARRALLCMIAVQRELDQLEKSRPEVAVKIRIGLHTGEVIADSDGDLFGKHVIIAARIANLASGGEILASSLVKEISSARGDIDFGDPRQVELKGVGGEHLVYPVLWETSAAVDS from the coding sequence ATGACCCACCCGATCGTCGTCATCAGACAACCCGGCCACACCCCCGTCCACCTGTCGGTGCGTGAGCCGGTCGAGATCGGCCGGGAGTGCGGCGGACTCATTCTCGCCGACCCCCAGGTATCGCGCCGCCACGCGGTGATCCGGCCCGCCCGCGGAGAAGGGGTCGAGATCGACGACCTCGGCAGCACCAACGGCACGTTCGTCGCCTCCACCCGCCTCACCAAGGCGGTCCGCCTCACTCCCGGCGTCGTCGTGCGTCTCGGCCAGACCACCGTCGAGCTCGAAGCACCGGTGCGCCAGACCCCGGCCCGTTCTCAGACCAGCAAGGGCACCATGATCGGCGGCGCCCCTCCCACCGGGGGCGACGCGCCCGACGGCCGTGTACGTCCGGCCGCCGGTGCAGATGCGGATATCCGACGGACCTCGATCGAGATGGTCGCCGAGGCTGCGAGGGAGAGCGGTCCGATCGCCCAGCACGTCGTCGCCGGGGATCAGGGAACGGTGACGATCGTCTTCAGCGACATCGAGTCGTCCACCGACAGGGCGCTCGCTGTCGGCGACACCGTGTGGATGGAGATGCTCGAGACCCACAACGACATCATCCGTCAGAACCTCACCAAGTTCGGCGGGCGGGAGATCAAGAACCAGGGCGACGGGTTCATGTTGAGCTTCCCCGGGGCGCGTCGTGCCCTGCTGTGCATGATCGCAGTTCAGCGCGAGCTGGACCAGCTCGAGAAGAGCCGTCCCGAGGTGGCCGTGAAGATCCGTATCGGGCTGCACACGGGTGAGGTGATCGCCGACAGCGACGGGGACCTCTTCGGCAAGCACGTCATCATCGCTGCGCGGATCGCGAACCTTGCCAGTGGTGGCGAGATCCTCGCGTCGAGCCTCGTCAAGGAGATCAGTTCGGCTCGCGGTGACATCGACTTCGGGGATCCCCGTCAGGTCGAGCTGAAGGGCGTCGGCGGCGAGCACCTGGTCTATCCGGTGCTGTGGGAGACGAGCGCAGCCGTCGACTCCTGA
- a CDS encoding Ig-like domain-containing protein, translated as MTRLSRPKLVGGFTAAVLVASVLTWVGSIGPAGAVDPPAPPSPGAAAVDDVFAIAEPDAPTATRQTALDVLANDSYGLLPLDSGFVSELSIAVTTDPTSGSATGESDGTVTYTPDDGFGGVDSFAYTWTATIEGIGPVTSPSATVTVGVELEAPRTADDEFTVTTDLPQNLDPAANDVDPQGHEVSVTATSDPDHGSIVVESDGTVTYTPDTGYFGPDSFTYTAEDIFGAAATGLASIDVVRPEPLAPIARDDSGSTIGQTIYIDVSANDTDPDDGPPEELDYSLVSGPGSGTVDCDSGTGECSYEIGYTPTAVAPTTDSFVYEVCDDTSPTPLCDTATVTIDVDPTDLPAAVDDTATVAIDRNVDIPVTDNDAWDGFFGFGGDVSIGLEGGSSDTSDQGGELFCFSTCQSSNGVIEYNPPESYAGPFPLIDTFDYELCDSNPTLECVTATVTVTVTASTNVAPTAVDDDVTVTEANAGDGESIIISPFGNDTDPDPEDDFLEFTSPGPGFDDARGDLDCFTSICFYSLPDPLGGFTSTSFTYQASDGIDASNVATVTITLGEDQPPVAVDDTEFVYGGETTNLFITDNDTDPDGPSPFNDGTITVASLPATGTLLCDLVGEGGTVTASVDDECDELDYDPASGTYVTSFTYRVNTAGNQSGDVATVTVNVFEGPETNDGTFYVSERDVDPDGDRVFAFISDEDRSDVPGDPPSVTGGPTDGELTFDGYEISECCDGIVFGYSADWTYVPDPDHLGPDSFDWEICEFFVDSVPDSEVGAAATVCTGAAVTVITVGARDDSTSTPQGTPVDVEVLLNDVGIPDGVGEGDVLVDIRVRSGPAFGTTAVDDSDFEDPFFTYTPNAGFYGADSFIYDVCWSFGFEGESDEGLSADFEESDQCGRATVTITVPGPGPAGPIATDDFDTTAFETPLVVPADGVLGNDASNDEVATPEKLTDPANGEAVVSGDGSFTYTPDEGFSGVDSFTYRITDSYGSDTATVIIVVEPGNVTPTAGPGEIASGEGPVEFWITPLVTDPDSPIDPGTVTIVTNGTFGTATPNGDGSVLYTPDPTAIGTAGGDIDADAVFTDTITYEVTDVFGATSNQADVTITITTIDPTPTPTPTTEPTPTVTPTPSPTPAATPSPTPTPSPTPAATPSPTQTPSPTPTTPPVTDPTPATTPDPTAEPTPSPTAEPTADPTAEPTPSPTAAPDDDGEVAVGADPAPAAQVLGATAGRPLVIALPDCAGELTATVDGVPVDGPHDGDTLSIATLGIESGLHEVEVFCDGASVLIQPILISTSSAAPGGGRTVVVVIVTAGLLALLFRLVPSNPAARRPGGDR; from the coding sequence GTGACCCGACTCTCCCGTCCGAAGCTCGTCGGCGGCTTCACAGCCGCCGTGCTGGTCGCGTCGGTGCTCACCTGGGTCGGCTCCATCGGCCCGGCCGGCGCCGTGGACCCACCCGCTCCGCCGTCCCCCGGCGCGGCCGCCGTCGACGACGTGTTCGCGATCGCCGAACCCGACGCGCCCACCGCCACGCGTCAGACCGCCCTCGACGTTCTCGCCAACGACTCGTACGGGCTGCTCCCGCTGGACTCGGGATTCGTCTCGGAACTCTCCATCGCCGTCACCACAGACCCCACATCGGGCTCCGCCACCGGCGAATCGGACGGGACCGTCACCTACACACCCGATGACGGCTTCGGCGGCGTCGACTCCTTCGCCTACACGTGGACGGCGACGATCGAGGGCATCGGCCCGGTGACCTCTCCGTCGGCGACCGTCACGGTAGGCGTCGAGTTGGAGGCTCCCCGCACCGCCGACGACGAGTTCACCGTGACGACGGACCTGCCCCAGAATCTCGACCCCGCCGCCAACGACGTGGACCCCCAGGGTCACGAGGTCTCGGTCACCGCCACCTCGGATCCGGACCACGGGTCGATCGTCGTCGAGAGCGACGGAACGGTCACCTACACCCCCGACACCGGGTACTTCGGGCCCGACTCGTTCACCTACACCGCCGAGGACATCTTCGGAGCCGCGGCGACCGGCCTGGCCAGCATCGACGTGGTCCGTCCCGAGCCCCTCGCGCCGATCGCACGTGACGATTCGGGCTCGACGATCGGGCAGACCATCTACATCGATGTGTCCGCCAACGACACCGATCCCGACGACGGCCCGCCCGAGGAACTCGACTACTCGCTCGTCTCGGGCCCCGGTTCCGGAACCGTCGACTGCGACAGCGGAACAGGCGAGTGCTCCTACGAGATCGGCTACACACCCACCGCCGTCGCGCCGACGACCGACTCGTTCGTCTACGAGGTGTGCGACGACACCTCGCCCACCCCGCTGTGCGACACCGCCACGGTCACGATCGACGTCGACCCGACCGACCTGCCGGCCGCGGTCGACGACACCGCCACGGTGGCAATCGACCGCAACGTCGACATTCCGGTGACCGACAACGACGCCTGGGACGGGTTCTTCGGCTTCGGCGGTGACGTCTCCATCGGCCTCGAAGGCGGCAGCAGCGACACGAGCGACCAGGGCGGCGAGCTCTTCTGCTTCTCGACCTGTCAGAGTTCGAACGGGGTCATCGAGTACAACCCGCCGGAGTCCTACGCCGGTCCGTTCCCCCTGATCGACACCTTCGACTACGAGCTCTGTGACTCGAATCCGACCCTCGAGTGCGTGACGGCGACCGTGACCGTGACGGTGACGGCGTCGACGAACGTCGCTCCGACCGCCGTCGACGACGACGTCACCGTGACAGAGGCCAACGCCGGCGACGGCGAGAGCATCATCATCTCCCCCTTCGGCAACGACACCGACCCGGATCCCGAAGATGACTTCCTCGAGTTCACCAGCCCCGGTCCCGGCTTCGACGACGCCCGCGGCGACCTCGACTGCTTCACCTCCATCTGCTTCTACTCGCTTCCCGATCCGCTGGGCGGCTTCACCTCGACGTCGTTCACCTACCAGGCCAGCGACGGCATCGATGCGAGCAACGTCGCAACGGTGACCATCACCCTCGGTGAGGACCAGCCCCCCGTGGCAGTCGACGACACGGAGTTCGTCTACGGCGGCGAGACGACGAATCTCTTCATCACCGACAACGACACGGACCCGGACGGTCCGTCGCCGTTCAACGACGGAACGATCACCGTCGCGTCGCTCCCGGCCACCGGCACTCTCCTGTGCGACCTCGTCGGCGAGGGCGGCACCGTGACCGCATCGGTCGACGACGAGTGCGACGAGCTCGACTACGACCCCGCGTCGGGCACCTACGTGACGAGCTTCACCTACCGGGTCAACACGGCGGGCAATCAGAGCGGGGACGTCGCCACCGTCACGGTCAACGTCTTCGAGGGACCGGAGACGAACGACGGGACCTTCTACGTTTCGGAGAGGGACGTCGATCCCGACGGCGACCGGGTGTTCGCCTTCATCAGTGACGAAGACCGCTCCGACGTCCCCGGTGATCCGCCGTCGGTCACCGGCGGCCCCACGGACGGTGAGCTGACCTTCGACGGCTACGAGATCAGCGAATGCTGTGACGGGATCGTCTTCGGGTACTCGGCGGACTGGACCTACGTCCCGGATCCCGACCACCTCGGCCCCGACAGCTTCGACTGGGAGATCTGCGAGTTCTTCGTCGACAGCGTGCCCGACTCCGAGGTCGGCGCCGCGGCCACGGTCTGCACGGGCGCTGCGGTCACCGTGATCACCGTCGGCGCCCGCGACGACTCGACTTCCACCCCACAGGGCACCCCCGTCGACGTCGAGGTGTTGCTGAACGACGTCGGGATCCCCGACGGCGTCGGCGAGGGTGACGTCCTCGTCGACATCCGCGTCCGCAGCGGCCCCGCCTTCGGCACCACGGCCGTCGACGACTCCGATTTCGAAGATCCTTTCTTCACCTACACCCCGAACGCGGGCTTCTACGGCGCCGACTCCTTCATCTACGACGTCTGCTGGAGCTTCGGGTTCGAAGGCGAGTCGGACGAGGGGTTGTCGGCCGACTTCGAGGAGTCGGACCAGTGTGGCCGTGCGACGGTCACGATCACGGTTCCAGGCCCGGGACCGGCCGGCCCCATCGCCACCGACGACTTCGACACGACTGCCTTCGAGACACCACTCGTCGTGCCCGCCGACGGCGTACTCGGCAACGACGCCTCCAACGACGAGGTGGCCACCCCCGAGAAGCTGACGGACCCGGCCAATGGTGAGGCCGTGGTCTCCGGCGACGGGTCTTTCACCTACACGCCCGACGAGGGGTTCAGCGGCGTCGACTCGTTCACCTACAGGATCACCGACTCCTACGGCTCCGACACGGCCACCGTGATCATCGTCGTCGAACCCGGCAATGTCACCCCGACGGCGGGCCCGGGTGAGATCGCCTCGGGCGAGGGTCCGGTCGAGTTCTGGATCACGCCCCTCGTCACCGATCCGGACAGCCCGATCGACCCCGGCACGGTCACCATCGTCACGAACGGAACCTTCGGGACCGCCACGCCCAACGGCGACGGTTCAGTGCTGTACACGCCGGACCCGACGGCGATCGGCACGGCCGGAGGCGATATCGACGCCGACGCCGTGTTCACCGACACGATCACCTACGAGGTCACGGACGTCTTCGGCGCCACTTCCAACCAGGCTGACGTGACGATCACGATCACGACGATCGACCCGACGCCGACACCGACGCCCACGACCGAACCGACGCCCACCGTCACCCCGACGCCGAGCCCCACCCCCGCAGCCACCCCATCTCCGACGCCGACACCTTCGCCCACCCCCGCAGCCACCCCATCTCCGACGCAGACACCTTCGCCCACCCCGACGACGCCACCCGTCACGGACCCCACCCCCGCAACGACACCGGACCCGACCGCCGAACCGACCCCGTCGCCCACCGCCGAACCCACAGCCGACCCGACAGCCGAACCGACCCCGTCGCCCACCGCCGCGCCCGACGACGACGGTGAGGTCGCCGTAGGCGCCGACCCTGCGCCGGCGGCCCAGGTCCTCGGTGCCACGGCGGGACGTCCGCTGGTCATTGCCCTTCCCGACTGCGCGGGGGAGCTGACCGCCACGGTCGATGGCGTCCCAGTCGACGGGCCCCACGACGGCGACACCCTCAGTATCGCCACCCTCGGCATCGAATCGGGCCTCCACGAGGTCGAGGTGTTCTGCGACGGAGCATCGGTGCTGATCCAACCGATTCTGATCTCGACATCGAGCGCCGCTCCCGGCGGCGGCCGGACCGTCGTGGTGGTCATCGTCACCGCCGGCCTGCTCGCCCTGTTGTTCCGACTGGTGCCGTCCAACCCGGCGGCCCGCCGACCCGGAGGAGACCGATGA
- a CDS encoding protein kinase, translating into MNPDTRLADALPDYSIVRELGRGAMGIVYLGEQKSLGRSVAIKELPEAFVRDQTVRERFLAEAKALGRLGHPHVVPVYEFVERPDMCALVMEALPGGTVWSRFIDTGLTPQESCALVIATAAGLQHAHERGILHRDIKPENLLFDEAGTLKVSDFGIAKVVNGATTKATVEGSVLGTPAYMAPEQAEGRDVDERADVYAAGTMLFELLSGRLPYEPTDGGPLSLLTQRITTDPPDIGDVAPATPPEIAAVVMKSLARDPKDRYSTAEDFGCALGEAAATAWGPDWGDATGVPVHGSERLSASMRTTHNPIVTDDPLATQAAGMASVAPTQAIRPSSSAFHPAKRTGGGTAMEAGDLLSVGEMLTPPAFPVIQLVVGVVALVVAAIIGIVGFGSVDRVSGLEPGVVTINGTDVTDGTIDLDLTGDTTLVISEIIPGADQVRLEIVGADIELTDIGPADVEVGEPIVWESSSARWYVGGSATGRLVFTDTDGSEVVSHEFEIDNTGRWLTGSGAIALILALAVFAYLESNIRPLRKGRRKISALVGMFITGAFVGLLFVALGAVLGYGEPTVPHLIVAALAGAVGSAALGWALLTVGRRGRIRRASRTA; encoded by the coding sequence GTGAACCCCGACACCCGCCTCGCGGACGCCCTCCCCGACTACTCGATCGTGCGTGAACTCGGCCGCGGGGCGATGGGGATCGTGTATCTCGGCGAGCAGAAGTCTCTCGGCCGATCCGTGGCCATCAAGGAACTGCCGGAGGCCTTCGTCCGCGATCAGACCGTTCGGGAGAGGTTCCTCGCCGAGGCCAAGGCTCTCGGTCGCCTGGGCCACCCCCATGTCGTGCCGGTGTACGAGTTCGTGGAACGCCCCGACATGTGCGCTCTGGTGATGGAGGCACTGCCGGGCGGCACCGTGTGGTCGCGCTTCATCGACACCGGCCTGACACCTCAGGAGAGCTGCGCGCTCGTCATCGCGACCGCGGCGGGCCTCCAGCACGCTCACGAGCGCGGCATCCTGCACCGCGACATCAAGCCGGAGAACCTCCTCTTCGACGAGGCCGGCACCCTCAAGGTGTCCGACTTCGGGATCGCCAAGGTCGTGAACGGAGCAACCACCAAGGCGACCGTCGAAGGCAGCGTCCTCGGGACCCCGGCCTACATGGCGCCCGAGCAGGCCGAGGGACGTGACGTCGACGAGCGCGCCGACGTCTACGCCGCCGGCACGATGCTCTTCGAACTCCTCTCCGGGCGGCTGCCGTACGAGCCGACCGACGGCGGTCCGCTGTCACTGCTCACGCAACGGATCACGACCGATCCCCCCGACATCGGAGACGTCGCGCCCGCCACCCCACCGGAAATCGCGGCCGTCGTCATGAAGAGCCTCGCCCGCGACCCGAAAGACCGCTACAGCACCGCCGAGGACTTCGGCTGCGCTCTCGGCGAGGCGGCAGCCACCGCCTGGGGTCCTGACTGGGGCGACGCGACAGGCGTTCCCGTACACGGCTCGGAACGCCTCTCGGCGTCGATGCGGACGACCCACAACCCGATCGTGACCGACGACCCGCTGGCCACGCAGGCCGCAGGCATGGCGTCAGTCGCACCCACCCAGGCGATCCGACCGTCATCGAGTGCGTTCCACCCGGCCAAGCGCACCGGAGGCGGCACGGCAATGGAAGCCGGGGACCTCCTCTCCGTCGGCGAGATGCTGACCCCACCGGCGTTCCCGGTGATCCAACTCGTGGTCGGGGTGGTCGCTCTCGTCGTCGCCGCGATCATCGGAATCGTCGGCTTCGGGAGCGTGGACCGAGTGAGCGGCCTCGAGCCCGGCGTCGTGACGATCAACGGAACCGACGTCACCGACGGGACCATCGACCTGGACCTCACCGGCGACACGACGCTGGTGATCTCCGAGATCATCCCGGGCGCCGACCAGGTACGCCTCGAGATCGTCGGCGCGGACATCGAGCTGACCGACATCGGCCCGGCCGATGTCGAGGTCGGCGAACCGATCGTGTGGGAGTCCAGCTCGGCCCGCTGGTACGTCGGCGGATCGGCCACCGGCCGCCTCGTGTTCACCGACACCGACGGGTCAGAGGTCGTCAGCCACGAGTTCGAGATCGACAACACCGGTCGCTGGCTGACGGGGTCCGGTGCGATCGCCCTGATCCTCGCGCTCGCCGTGTTCGCCTACCTCGAATCGAACATCAGGCCCCTCCGCAAGGGACGCCGGAAGATCTCCGCACTCGTGGGGATGTTCATCACCGGCGCCTTCGTCGGCCTCCTGTTCGTCGCGCTCGGCGCGGTGCTCGGCTACGGCGAGCCGACGGTCCCCCACCTGATCGTCGCGGCCCTGGCCGGAGCGGTCGGGAGCGCGGCGCTGGGCTGGGCGCTGCTCACGGTCGGACGGCGCGGCCGCATCCGGCGGGCATCGCGTACGGCCTGA
- a CDS encoding GGDEF domain-containing protein produces the protein MDPALAVEMVERCLDVTCAIDGEGRITYVSPSVTDALGYEPSDVLGRSFLAFIDPTDVERAMAVYVASRTRSEPDGAANYRLLHADGSWVRFDITGVPLDDTAPHEDFVLQLRRGQDAHLLTQLLEGLLAGADTAEVLAPLVDFGGWRSDQYLCTVVWEDVNGVLRRVGDVVAAEICGLADVDGPWRDALQAGTERIVDAASLDAGLARHARDGDLHTAWIVPVPDRRGRRDAVITVWTRRVGLAVELTASWVRVLRDLVEVILAWRDSLERLEHAARHDDLTRLANRATFAAELAAASGGEKSLLYIDLDGFKPVNDMHGHSTGDLVLRAVAERIRSAVRPGDVVGRVGGDEFAVLCRDCGRHEAAAIADRVLAVLSEPIVVGATTFGITASIGIAAGTDAEDLVDAADQAQLLAKRAGGDTAVVHDAAASDVPSRE, from the coding sequence TTGGATCCCGCGCTGGCGGTCGAGATGGTCGAACGCTGCCTCGACGTCACCTGCGCCATCGACGGTGAGGGTCGCATCACCTATGTGAGTCCCTCGGTGACCGACGCGCTCGGGTACGAACCGTCCGACGTCCTCGGGAGGAGCTTCCTCGCTTTCATCGATCCGACGGACGTCGAGCGGGCGATGGCGGTCTATGTGGCCAGCCGGACGCGCTCGGAGCCGGACGGGGCAGCGAACTACCGCCTGCTCCATGCCGACGGTTCCTGGGTCCGCTTCGACATCACCGGTGTACCGCTCGACGACACCGCGCCCCACGAGGATTTCGTGCTCCAGTTGCGGCGTGGTCAGGACGCCCATCTGCTCACCCAACTCCTCGAAGGGCTTCTGGCAGGGGCCGACACGGCCGAGGTGCTTGCGCCGCTGGTCGACTTCGGCGGCTGGCGCTCGGATCAGTACCTCTGCACGGTCGTGTGGGAGGACGTGAACGGGGTCCTGCGCCGGGTGGGCGACGTGGTCGCTGCCGAGATCTGTGGTCTTGCCGACGTCGATGGTCCGTGGCGTGACGCCCTCCAGGCAGGCACCGAACGGATCGTGGACGCCGCTTCGCTCGATGCCGGCTTGGCCCGACATGCCCGCGATGGCGACCTCCATACAGCCTGGATCGTCCCGGTGCCCGATCGACGTGGTCGTCGTGATGCCGTCATCACGGTGTGGACACGGCGTGTGGGGCTGGCGGTGGAACTCACGGCCAGCTGGGTCCGTGTGCTGAGAGATCTCGTCGAGGTCATCCTCGCCTGGCGTGATTCCCTGGAGCGCCTCGAGCACGCCGCCCGACACGATGACCTCACCCGTCTGGCCAACCGTGCGACGTTCGCAGCGGAGTTGGCGGCCGCTTCCGGAGGCGAGAAGTCCCTTCTGTACATCGACCTCGACGGCTTCAAGCCTGTCAACGACATGCACGGGCACTCGACCGGGGATCTGGTCCTGCGGGCGGTCGCCGAGCGGATCCGATCCGCGGTGAGGCCCGGAGACGTCGTGGGCCGTGTCGGCGGTGACGAGTTCGCCGTCCTGTGTCGGGACTGCGGTCGTCATGAGGCCGCGGCCATCGCCGACCGGGTGCTCGCGGTGCTGTCAGAGCCGATCGTGGTCGGTGCGACGACCTTCGGTATCACCGCGAGTATCGGTATCGCGGCGGGCACCGATGCCGAGGACCTGGTGGATGCCGCCGATCAGGCCCAGCTCCTGGCGAAGCGGGCGGGCGGCGACACAGCGGTGGTCCACGATGCCGCCGCATCGGACGTGCCGTCGCGCGAATGA